In Betaproteobacteria bacterium, a genomic segment contains:
- a CDS encoding NAD(P)/FAD-dependent oxidoreductase, whose amino-acid sequence MKHIIIGNGPAGVVAAETIRKADARADITMIGDEPEPPYSRMALPYLLQGDIEEDGTYLRKGAGHFERLRIRTIGGYVEGVVTRAKEVRLRDGTTLAYDRLLIASGAHPTRPPVAGVDLPAVQTCWTLADARAIAARAKPGSRVLQIGAGFIGCIILEALASRGVHLTVVEMGDRMVPRMMTPIAGGMIRAWCEKKGVRVHTKARVMSIRPDMDRAGSVFVKLDSGDELPADLVISAAGVKPNVAFLAGSHVATDQGVLVDDRLRTNVPDIYAAGDVAESVDFSTGERGINAIQPNAVDQGRVAALNMVGRETHFVGALAINVLQTLGLISSSFGKWWGDIDGQGAETVDRENFRYLSLQFKDDVLIGATSIGLTEHVGVLRGLIQSRRQLGPWKDELLHDPTRIMQASLAAAVAVGAQPPAAVLRTAR is encoded by the coding sequence ATGAAGCACATCATCATCGGCAACGGCCCCGCGGGTGTGGTGGCCGCAGAGACGATCCGCAAGGCGGATGCACGCGCCGACATCACGATGATCGGCGACGAACCGGAACCGCCGTACTCGCGCATGGCGCTGCCGTATCTCCTGCAAGGCGACATCGAGGAGGACGGCACCTATCTGCGCAAGGGCGCCGGCCACTTCGAGCGCCTGCGCATCAGGACGATCGGCGGCTACGTGGAGGGCGTCGTTACCAGGGCGAAGGAGGTGAGACTCCGGGACGGCACGACGCTCGCCTACGATCGCCTGCTCATCGCCAGCGGCGCGCACCCGACGCGCCCGCCGGTGGCCGGTGTCGATCTGCCGGCGGTGCAGACCTGCTGGACGCTGGCCGACGCACGTGCCATCGCCGCACGGGCGAAACCGGGTTCGCGCGTGCTGCAGATCGGCGCCGGCTTCATCGGCTGCATCATCCTCGAGGCGCTGGCCAGCCGTGGCGTGCATCTGACCGTGGTCGAGATGGGGGACCGCATGGTGCCGCGCATGATGACCCCGATCGCCGGCGGCATGATCCGCGCGTGGTGCGAGAAAAAGGGCGTGCGCGTGCACACCAAGGCGCGCGTCATGTCGATCCGGCCGGACATGGACCGCGCCGGCTCCGTGTTCGTCAAGCTCGACAGCGGCGACGAACTGCCGGCCGATCTTGTGATTTCTGCAGCGGGGGTCAAGCCCAACGTCGCGTTTCTCGCCGGCAGCCATGTTGCCACCGATCAGGGGGTGCTGGTGGACGATCGTCTGCGCACGAACGTGCCGGACATCTATGCCGCGGGCGACGTCGCGGAGAGCGTCGATTTCAGCACCGGCGAGCGCGGCATCAACGCTATTCAGCCGAATGCGGTCGATCAGGGGCGTGTGGCAGCGCTCAACATGGTCGGCAGGGAAACACATTTCGTCGGAGCACTCGCGATCAACGTCCTGCAGACGCTCGGTCTCATCTCGTCATCGTTCGGCAAGTGGTGGGGGGACATCGACGGGCAGGGAGCCGAGACCGTCGATCGCGAGAACTTCCGCTACCTGAGCCTGCAGTTCAAGGACGATGTCCTCATCGGCGCGACCAGTATCGGGCTGACGGAGCACGTCGGCGTGCTGCGCGGGCTGATCCAGAGCCGGCGACAGCTCGGACCGTGGAAGGACGAACTGCTGCACGACCCGACGCGCATCATGCAGGCGTCGCTGGCTGCCGCGGTGGCGGTCGGAGCGCAGCCGCCTGCAGCCGTTTTGCGCACGGCGCGATGA
- a CDS encoding MoaD/ThiS family protein, producing the protein MNVRVKLFATLSDYLPPAGERKGNEVALNVPAATTIGEVIDRFSLPPKLVHLVLINGLYVPPAARAQKALSEGDVLAVWPPVAGG; encoded by the coding sequence ATGAACGTCCGCGTCAAGCTCTTCGCGACGCTGTCGGACTACCTGCCGCCGGCAGGGGAGCGCAAGGGTAACGAGGTCGCGCTGAATGTTCCCGCAGCGACCACGATCGGAGAGGTCATCGATCGTTTCAGCCTGCCGCCGAAGCTCGTCCATCTGGTCCTCATCAATGGGCTCTATGTGCCGCCTGCAGCGCGCGCCCAGAAGGCCCTGAGCGAGGGCGACGTCCTCGCCGTCTGGCCCCCCGTCGCCGGCGGCTAG
- a CDS encoding AAA family ATPase has translation MATLTGTDTGGLGRRLRRLLDALERGLVERTQAVRLALLAALAGEHTLMIGPPGTAKSELARRLHCAFCDACYFERLLTRFTVPEELFGPLSIQALEQDRYERHTTGFLPDASIAFIDEVFKANSAILNALLTLLNEREFDNGAGRQRCPLISVIGATNAVPEDEVAEAFFDRFLVRLPIVPVSAEGFARLLGTGRPEAWVPPAGDCQLSEADLTALSRAAAEVHAPREVTAMLGELRQHLAAQDVYVSDRRWVKIAWLMSMATASEGRASVCLWDLFVLPWCTAPDAERQAAVRAWLCTRLGVCEAFSPPRLARVVEAFEAQLEAERSANDLDYDDSGRLRFSAQDLAGEVGDAKGASHALRITHTRRRRYGAAHIQARTRQIDELLVRIDAYAGELAQHAQDLAQYRANSLWLDDDFGTTVAANLAATGQTLRGLRDRVVAARAGFASLPRLAQDTGEVPAPVAHELAGVE, from the coding sequence ATGGCGACCTTGACGGGAACGGATACCGGAGGGCTGGGCAGGCGCTTGCGCAGGCTCCTCGATGCCCTCGAGCGTGGCCTGGTCGAGCGCACTCAGGCAGTTCGCCTTGCCTTGCTGGCGGCGCTCGCGGGCGAGCACACCCTCATGATCGGCCCGCCGGGAACGGCCAAGAGCGAGCTCGCACGGCGGCTGCATTGCGCTTTCTGCGACGCCTGCTATTTCGAGCGGCTGCTTACGCGCTTCACGGTGCCCGAGGAGCTCTTCGGGCCGCTGTCCATCCAGGCGCTGGAACAGGACCGCTACGAGCGGCACACCACAGGGTTCCTGCCCGACGCGTCCATCGCCTTCATCGACGAGGTGTTCAAGGCCAACAGCGCGATCCTCAACGCGCTGCTTACGCTGCTCAACGAGCGTGAGTTCGACAACGGCGCCGGGCGCCAGCGCTGCCCCCTGATCAGCGTCATCGGTGCCACCAATGCGGTGCCGGAGGACGAAGTGGCAGAAGCCTTCTTCGATCGCTTTCTCGTGCGTCTGCCAATCGTACCTGTGAGCGCGGAGGGCTTCGCGCGGCTGCTCGGCACGGGGCGTCCCGAGGCCTGGGTGCCACCGGCCGGCGACTGCCAGTTGAGCGAGGCGGACCTCACCGCGCTGAGCCGCGCGGCTGCAGAGGTTCACGCCCCGCGCGAAGTGACGGCGATGCTGGGAGAACTGCGTCAGCACCTCGCTGCACAGGATGTCTACGTCTCCGATCGCCGCTGGGTGAAGATCGCGTGGCTCATGAGTATGGCGACGGCGAGCGAGGGGCGCGCGTCGGTATGCCTGTGGGATCTCTTCGTCCTGCCGTGGTGCACTGCGCCCGATGCCGAACGGCAGGCCGCAGTGCGCGCATGGCTGTGCACGCGGCTGGGCGTGTGCGAAGCGTTCTCCCCGCCGCGGCTTGCGCGCGTGGTCGAAGCCTTCGAGGCGCAGCTGGAGGCCGAGCGCAGCGCCAACGATCTCGACTACGACGACTCGGGGCGCCTGCGCTTCTCGGCGCAGGATCTGGCGGGGGAGGTTGGCGATGCGAAAGGCGCGTCGCACGCCCTGCGCATCACGCACACTCGCCGCCGACGCTACGGCGCGGCGCACATCCAGGCGCGCACGCGTCAGATCGACGAATTGCTGGTGCGCATCGACGCTTATGCGGGCGAGCTTGCTCAGCACGCGCAGGATCTGGCGCAGTATCGCGCCAACAGCTTGTGGCTGGACGACGACTTCGGCACCACGGTGGCGGCGAATCTGGCGGCGACGGGGCAGACGCTGCGTGGCCTGCGCGACCGCGTCGTTGCGGCGCGAGCGGGTTTTGCGTCGCTGCCGCGGCTCGCCCAGGACACGGGCGAGGTGCCGGCGCCGGTGGCGCACGAACTGGCCGGCGTCGAGTGA